The stretch of DNA atttgatgacATACAGAGGGAAATTTCAGATCCGATTGACGATGAATCATTAAAAAGCACACAAAAACCAGAGTCCTTAGAAACTGAAAAAGTAGAAGCAGACGCCAGTCACAAAGGTCTAGCTGATGAAGCAGAACAATTGTCTGACGAAGAAATCAACGTTGATGATATTTCTAGCGATGACAATAGTGAAAGCTCAAGTTCAGAAGAAAGTCTGGGTGATAGTTCTTCAGATGAATCGAGTGATGAGAATGAGACTTctaatattgattataacGATGTTGAGGATGAAGACGAGGATTCAAATGAAGGACCTGTCAAATCCGTCCACgaaataattgatgaaaaggCACCTTCTTTACCCGATAACTATGAAATATCGCCTAATACACCTATTGAGGAAATTGGTGAAATTACAGGATTGGTCGAAAATACTATGATAATCAAGGCAAGAACGTCTGGAGAGTTTAGAATTctacaagaaaaatcaatattttgttttgagGATAGAACTGTGATAGGCCCcttgtttgaaatatttggtAGGGTACAACAACCAGTTTACAGTGTCAAATTCAACTCGGAAGAACAGTTTCTGAAATTCAAGGAAAGCAAAGGAAAAACTGTGTATTATGTTGTACCTGACTCACAGTTCTTGTACACCGATTCAATTAAGCACATAAAAGGAACTGATGCAAGTAATTGTCATGATGAAGAGCTCCCAGAGGAGGAACAGGAATATTCAGACGATGAAAAAGAACTGGCAGCAAAACTggccaaaaagaaaaagaaaaataaaaagactAAAGACAAACAGACACACACTTCGGGGCCATCATTACCAAACAAAAGACAGAAAGTTTCGGCATATTCTCCTATAACAACTTACTCTCAGAACGCTGTCCATAATAGAGGAAGACAAATCCTGCCTCAACACAATACTATTTACAGCAATTATggtcaacaacaaccacctcaacaacaacaacaacaatcgCCTCCAGTTGCTCAGTATGGACAGCCTTATTATCCACAAACAGATTCTTACAATAGCTTGATGGGTCAAACTCCACAGTATCCACAGCCAACTTTTGGCCAAAGCCAACATTTCTATCAAAATGCATACAACCAACCAGTGCAACCCCAATATGAGCCAGCATACCAACCACCTCAACAATACAACCagtatcaacaacaaccccaagaacaacaacaacaacaacagttcAACCCTAATATGCCAAATGCACAAACGCAACAACAGGTTGACCCTGCACAATTAGAGCACTTACAAAGATTACTTTTACAGCATCTACAAAACAATCAGAATCAATACCAACATCCACCTCAATAATAGGCCGCATGAACTATATTAGGAAATATACGATTCTATAAATTATCTAGTACTTTTTCTGCAGCCTTTAGTGCGTTTTCAGGAAACCCTGCCATTCGGGCAACATCTAATGCATGAGAACGTTCACTGATTCCCGGCTCCAATGTATGGTCGATAACAAAGCCTTTCTCATTGTCGCCATTCTCTAATACTCTTGTACGAAAATAGcgaatatttttttggtctATATTATTGGCAACCAAAAGCTGTTCCAATTCTTTTCCAAAATGTGTAGCAAACAAGGTTCTACATTTGTTAACTTGCAATAGACTGAGTAATGTAGCATATGCGATTGCTAATCCTTCTTTGCCACTTGTTCCTCGTCCAATCTCATCGACAATGGCTAATGACAGCGGGGTTGCATTAGTTAAAATGTTGCTTACCTCAACCATTTCCACCATAAAAGTACTCAAATCATTGAATAAATCGTCAGTTGCTCCAATACGAGtaaaaattttatcaacCAACCCTATAGTTGCCTTTTCAGCGGGAACAAATGAACCAATTTGTGCTAAAATCACAATTAAAGCATTCTGTCTTAAATAAGTACTTTTACCTCCCATGTTGGGACCCGAGATAACCCACAAAGTCCCATCTGTACCCATTTTGGAATCATTGGGGATAAACATATTGCCAGAATCTTTCAAACTagattcaacaacaacatgcCTACCACCTTCCACTGAGAGACGAGGAGTTTTAATTAACTTAGGACAGGTCCAATTGTTCTCTTCTGCGACAATTGCAAGGGAAGAAGTGACATCTAGAAAATCAGCCAACCCAGCCAATTCACGAAATTCAGGAAATCTCCGTGTTACTTCCAGTTTGAGCTCTTCtatgatttttctttcaaccAACAAAATGGCTTCCTTTTTGTCTAATATTAGATGCTGAATATCATTCCATTCTGTTGATCTGTATACAAGTGACATTTTTTTCTCATAGAGAATATCACCATCCAATTTAGCACTTGCTTTACTTATTGAAGATGTTTTGCCAGTTATTAAAATTACATTATTGTAACGGCCAAgtacaatttttttgccGATATTTAATTTCACATCAATATCGTCAAGGACATTGCGCAACTTACTCCAAAGTTTGTGTTCCTCCACTTCCAACTCACTCAACTCGTCATGCAAAATCTTCAATTCGTCATTGAAATCTCTTTTCAcagaataaaaattttctgCGTCCGTGTTCCCCTCTTGTTTTGATCGATATTTCTCTAGGAAACTATTAGTGTAACTCAGATTAGTATCTTCAACTACCTCTGTTGGCTCCTCGATCTCTTCACTACCTTCACCGGGAATTGTCTGTTCCTCAATATCTATTGTGTTATATATTTTCTCTGCTAAATGTTTTGGGatgtcaaatttttcaaggAGATTTTTTAAACAAGACAATTTTTTGGGGTTCTGTTCGTATTCTTCAACCAAAAAATCCCGTAATTTTTGTAAACCATCCAAAGTGCTTGCTGCATACACTAACTGATTGACAGGATCTCCACGTCCCACCACTAACTTTTGCAAGTTTCTTATGAAATCACCCAACTGCTGTAAATGCTGTCTAGTCACTATTTTTAAGTGctgatttttcaaaaacattTTTACAAATGATTGTCTCTTTTCGATATCTTTGGTGTCTAAAGATGGGGACTTTATCCATTCAGTTAACAACCTCGTACCGGACGATGTGCATGTTCGCTTAATGACAGAAACCAATGAACCAACAGAAGAGGTTCTTCCAGCTATCGTTCTCTCGGTTAACTCTAAAGCTTCTCTTGTCCTTGAATCCATCTGTAAACAAGTCTCATTGAAATATCTAGTTGGCAAAGTCatcaaaatatcaacatCAGGTAAGTTTATACTCATGTACGACATTATCATATTTAAGGCAGCTTGTTCTCGTGGAGAAAAAGTTTCCAAATGTCTTCTAACTTTTTGAATACTGTCATGATATTGTAATTTCAACTCGTTATAGTTGGTAGTACTATGATACCTGATGATATAGCGTTTCAATTCCTGTAAGGGGCTATACCATTGACCCAAATGTAAATTGTGGTCTTGGAACTCCTTAGGTAGCAATATTTCACTGGGGTTGATTCTGGCAATATCTGAACTCAATTCACCTAATGTGGTTAGTTGTACAAATGATTCACCAACGGAAATATCAGTCCATGATAGTCCAACTTTCATTTGTGGGTCTGGTGGAAGACTCAATGAGCTGGGAGCAAACGAAATGGCAACAAGGTAGTTATTCTCGTTGAAATTTAGAAACGACTCGTCAATTAATGTCCCAGGTGTAATGATTCTTGAAATCTTACGATGCaccaaattttgatttgtctTGGACCCTTGGTCACATTGATCAATAATGGCAACGTTAACTTGCTGTTCATGAATTAGCATTTCTGTAAATTTTCGCAATTGTGTAGTTGGAAATCCGGCGAATGGAACAACATGATTCAgggttttcttttttgcaATCTTTAGTCCCAATTTAGGACCATATTCCTCCGCCTGCTCGAAATAAAGTTCATAAAAACTCCCAACTTGGATTAAGCTAACACACCCAGGATTCAGATCTATCAATCGCTTCATAGATGCTAATAAAGGGGAAAGTCCTGTATCTTGATTTCTCCCCCCGCGATCCCATTCCTCAAGTAGAGGTGACGGTGCCTTTTTAGTGGCTGCTTTTCTAGCAAAGAGCCGACAACCTGAAGTCAAATGGCGGAGTggtattatattatttcttcttaGTATCATACAGTAATTGTGGCCATATAGGCTATCGGAGACTTCCtcaagaagaaatattgtttttaataGTAATCTATCACTATATAAAGAAGACAAAATCAAGCACGCGCCTGTtatggtttttttttctgatctgaaaaatttttatagTGTgcaactactactaatatACTCGTACCACTTAATTATAACAATCCACGCACTCCATCGTATAATACATTCATTGAGTAAAACACAAAGTCAGTGAAGCTTGGGCGGGTCTGAAAAAGTACCAAGATATCTCATCTTTTACGACTACTGCGTCTTACTCTGACGTttggtgttgatgatgaggGTTCCATCAGTATACGACTGGACCTTCTTGTTGTATGTCTCGTTTCTACCTTGATTATTTCTGGCTCAGCATCATCAGCACTCTGTGTCGAAGCATCCTCTTCCTCTATTTCATGGGTTACTGATCTTGTACGTCTTCGTGTTTTAGGAGGATGTGGAGGAGATACTGATCCTGGCGGAGCTCGTCTTTTTCTAGAACCTGTATCGGAGGGCTCTGCAGGCTTGTCGTCAAATTTGACACTCTGTCTTGTTCTCTTTTTGATATTAGGTGACGTGTGTTCTGTTTTTTCATGGGTGGACCTTGTTCTTTGTCTCGTTCGTTTAGTCATTGGTTCAGGTGATGATTCTTCTGAACTagattcattttctttatcagTATGGCTGTCCTCAATTACTTCaacatcatcttcatcttgatcttcattatcttcaCCATCCTCATCTTCACTAGTGTCCTTATTTTTGCTTTCCCTTTCATCTCCGCTAACATGATcaccttcttcttcctcttcttctgcctcttcttctgtctgctttttgtttttatcttcttcttgctCAGAAgtgttttctttcttaATTTTAGCAATTGTCTCATCCCCCTTATCTTTGTCTACATCTTCAATATCACTCATATCGTCGTTTGTCTGCTCATCTAGACCCTTTTTTGTACTTCCTGGCGTTGGCGATTGATCATCTGTATGATCACTTGTACTACTCACTTCCACTTTCGATTTTTCAGCACCACCCAGAGttatttcttcatcattgtATTGTGACTTCTCTTTAGGTGTATCACGCAAGTTACGTTTCGATTTTGTTGTATCTCTGGCACTTCTAGTTCTTCTTTGTGGTGGTTCAGGGGTAGACAATGATGACGATTCTGATTTCTCTTTATCCATTTCTTTCTTATCTTGAATTGGCTCTTTTGCATCCAAAGTAGTTTTAGCGTTCTTGGTGTCCTTCGTGATATTTGCAGATCCAGACAGCACTTGGTTTGTGGTTTCTTCTGTACTGGTGTTCTCAGTCAGTAATTCCTCAATCTGGTCAATCTTTTCTAGATCATATAAAGACCTCAATTTATTCCACACGTCATATTCGCTGAAGGGTTCCTCCTTAGAGTCTAAAGATTCattaatattgttgataatgattttaatattgtgttgtttgtttttacCAGCGGGCTTATAATCGCACAATAAGCTGAATAGCTTTATCTCATTCTCGATGGACCAATGTCTATGAGTTTGTTTAGAAGGGTTATTCTCATCCAAAGTTGCCATTGTTTGCCTCCAAGTACAGTGGCAGTAAAATCCTAGTCTTGAAAAATCTATCCTTCAATGTTTTGGTGTTCTATTtcgattttttttgacacCAATTCACCTTAGTTTTGTTGTGGTTCCTCCCCAGTGAAAGTAATACCGAATGAGAAAAGGAAAACAGAGAACAGAacgagaaaaaaaaaattaattgagTACACACACTCTTTCACATACaatttacaattgattgagggagaaaaaaaattttcgtTTTCCATTGGTAAAGATATTTCTGCAAAAAGGTGAACCAACCTATAGGTCAAACACAACTAGTTCTCTTTTGCATTATTGATCCAAAATGCCAAGACGTATAGACAAAGTCAGTAGTATGACCAAAGGTCATATTACTATGTCtatgaataaattgaatttgtttaatatttACAGAAAGGATCCATTACAGTATTTTGGAAAAACATTGTACCAACAAAAATGGGCAGCCAAAACAGAAACCAGAAACTATCATGGCCAACAAATTAAGGAAAAGAGGTTCAAAAATGTCTTgtttgattcaaatttgaaaacatatTCTCAATTAGACGCTTCATTAAAAGGTCACGATGTTGCACCAACCCCTATTACTTTACAAACATATGGAACTTTGGAAAAGAGATTAGAAATTGCTTTGTTCAGAAGTATGTTCGCCAGTTCTGTCAGACAAGCCAGACAATTTATACTTGGTGGATACGTCAAAGTCAATGGTGTTGTTATAAAACACCCATCCTTCCCCTTACAAAGCGGGGATGTGTTTAGTGTTGATCCAGAAAAAGTATTGTTTGCCCTTGGTAAAACTAAACCAAGTCTAGAAAAGGCCTTAAGCGTTGATAAAAAACAGATTAAAAAATGGAACAATTATGTTTTTGAAGCCAAGAAGAATCCAGAGAAAATATGGGATTTAAAGCAAAATAAACCAGATCTGTTGGACACTTTAAAGCAAGTTGAAGATTtcgaaaaacaaaagaagtCAGTTCAAAATGCtcaaaaattaatgaaaatccAACAAAATCAAGTTACAAGACAGTCAATTTTGCAAGAAATTATTCAACTTGGAAATGCTGCCTCTGAACCTGCTTCATTGGAAACCTTTAATAAATACGGTGACGTAGCACGTACAAAGTGTTTACAAATATATCAGACATTGACAAATAAGAACCACCCAATAACAAAAGATCCTTCCACTAAGAACATTGAGGGTTTCTTGGCCAAGGACGAAAATAAGTCACCAGAAGAAAAACACGAAGTAAGATTAATCAATTCTACATTGCGTGAATTACAAAGCAGTGAATGGGAGAGAATTCGTatacaatttgaaaattttgaagaagGCACTGAcaccaaattttttcaaacttcATTTGCCAAGGCTTTGAGAGGTGTACCCAAATTGAATAAGGAAGAGATTTTGGAAGATGAATCTAAAGCAAAAGTTCAATTGCCTTGGCAAAAACATCTTTTTGGAAGAAAGGACCCATCAAGATCATATTTCACTCCATGGACACCAAGACCATTTTTGGGAGCATTTGCAATTTTGCCATCTCACATTGAAATATCTTTTGATACATGCCATGCAATTTACTTGAGAGACCCTGTTGCCAGACCAGGACATTCAGAAGTTATTTCACCATTCCCTGATCATGTTCATGAAAGAGCATATATGTACTACGTGAGAAAAGGTAAATCGTaaacttttctttcttctatGTATATAACATTTCTTTGTAAATAGAAACTGAATATAGGTGAAACTGTTTAAGTAATATTAGGAAGGAATGACTGTCCCCACCTTATCATATTGGTCCtcaatttaaaatttctAACGGAGATGCATAAAGGACCAACCAATCGGAGGGAAAAAGTAAAgtaggaaaaaaaataatagaagagaaagagaattGATTTCCCCTCAAAGAGCATCATATCTTTAgtctttttctctttatGTCACGAATAAGTGCAAAACTTATACGGGACGCTAGAAGAATCTCACCATTTCTACCACGATTACTACCAGCAAATAGAACAATTGAGCAGGCATCTTTAGAACTAAAATGGATCAAGCAGGAATTACCTAAAGAAGATTGGAATGATGCAGTTAATCAACGATATCAACTAGTTCCATTGCAGTATATTCTCGGAAGCCAACCGTTTGGAGAATTGAATATTAAATGTACGCAGGGTGTTTTGATACCAAGATGGGAGACCCAGGAATGGTGCAATAAACTCGTTGAGACACTTAAGCAGACACACGTGAAGCAGTTGGTGGTATTAGATGCTTGTACTGGTACAGGATGCATACCATTATTGATTGGTCACGAATTGAACAATATTGCCCCAAAGATTTATGGGCTTGATGTTTCTGGTAAAGCTTTTGATTTGGCAAATGAGAATTTATCATTGTATAAGCAAAGATATCCTAACAATCccattgatttgaaattttatttagGTGATGTCTTTGATGCGGAGATTATGGACAAGCTCGGTCTACctaaaataaatttattgactTCCAATCCTCCTTATATTCCATACCATGACTATATTAAATCTATTGACAGAGATGGTGTCGCAAAATCAGTGAAATTGTATGAACCGAGTTTGGCGTTACTTGGGGATGGTGAATTTTACCGTTCGTTGGTGCAGAATATTTTGCGACCATCGCAAGCAGAGGcgtttgtttttgaaattggataTAAGAATCAGGCTGATTATGTCAATTTTCTTCTCGAGGATGACAGTGCGTGGTCAATTGGAGTTATGAAAGATTCATCAAATCATATTAGATGTGTTTTAGGTTGGTTGAATGGTTCAGATTTTGATGGATTAAAAACTTTATGTGATGATGTTTATGTTCGTTGatctatttatttatttatttattgatgtCTAATTTTAATGcaattcaaatttcaaactaACTTTCTTTATTTCTCTTCATTCTTTTATACTATATAAGCAGTTTAGGCAGAGTTCTCTTGATCGTTTTGTACTTCTACTGTTCCTGTGTCAGTCTTCGATGGAGTTTCCACTCTCTTTCGCTTTGCGAATCCCTTGCCCACTGCAGTAATAGCATCATGAGGAATCACTCGTGTCCCCCACAATATATAACCACCACCGCCTCTATTTGTCATCACAGGATGCATCCGTCCTGGAATAGTTTGGTATGGTCTAACTCTGGTTTCATATATGGATGGAGCTAACACTCTTTTGTCTCCTGACAATGCTTGTTGAACCTCTAACAATGAttctttgaattgattatacACGACAATCGGTCTAGAGCCACCGATTTTAGGAAGGACATACTCTAACACTTCAGACATATTTAATGTTGAGACAGATATGAATGCATCAAAATTTCCTTCTTCAACTAGTTGAATAACTTCATTAATCTGTAAAGCACGGTCACGACGTTTTTTATACTGGCTTTTattcttaatttttttaacttcttcGTCTGGAAGATCTGTCCAATCAATTCTCTCGCTTTGAGGGTCTATAAATTGTAACCAATTCACACTTTTCACGGTCTTAGTTTCCAATTCATTACCATAGTCTGAATATCTTAAGGCTATTAAATTTGCATGTTCATTCTCGTGAATTGAAACTATTGTTCCTTCGCAATTCATTCTTTCCATCATTGCATAAGTTAACACTCCACCTGTTTCGTCAATTATAAGATATTTCCCACCAGGACGAACATTACTGTATGTCAACATCAAGCCTAAGGTTTCAACACTAAGATCTAAAACCCTATTCAAATCTTTCTCAATATAATACTGCAATAATTCACTCCCTCCAAGATAATCAACTGTGAAACGTCTCAAAAACTTTTGTTGCTTTCTTTTAAGGTATTTTTGTTGGGAAAATATGGTTTTCTTATCAAACCCTTCATGCCCAGCAatcattttttcaatgatcATTTGACCAACGTTAGAACTAGCACCcagttttttcaattcgtcaatatcatctttagataatttttgaattttagatccaatattaataatattttgattattttcaGCGCTATCAGAAAACATTTTGGTCAATTCTTGACGTTGAACTGTTTCATCAGAATCTGTCAAATCCAAAGTGGATATACTCTTGATTGGCTTCACCTTGTGatcttcaataatttcaaatgacGTGCCCAATGGGTAGCCCAAAATATTGGAAACTTCAAAAGATCCAAATTTCCCTAATCCTATTATACCTGTATCTTGTAAATGAACGATTTTCAACCCCTCTGATGGTAGACGGATCAAAACATGTTGACCAGATTGGATGGTAGTTTCactttttttgaaatcgGACATTCTTTCCCTATGAATGTGTTATATTTAAGTAGGTGTATTTTCAGTCCTTTAATGCCTTCTGGATCCAGGAATTGTCAAAGCCTGGAATAGGGTATTaaaattctatttttaaaaaatgcTCTTTTTATGCAATTCTGCACAAACCAAGAAGTCTAATCTCAtcgcaaaaaaaaacctcaTTTACTGtctaagaaaaaaaaaaacttgccaaaaaatagaaaagaTACTACATACTTTGAAAAGGTCTACTACAGTTTTAAACCTTACCTGAATACGTAATTATCATCATATAAGCAAAAATGGGTAGAAGAGCAAAGAATAAGCAAGGTGTGCCACCAACTTTTGATGAGTTTCAGGCctcaaaattgaaaaacgacactaaaagaaaaagaaatggtGCTAAAGAACAGAAAAATGATTTACCCGTTTCTAAAAAACCAAAGTCAAGTACAAGTTCCAGCAAACAAACTGATCGTGCTGAAAGTTCTAAACCAAAGCCAAAGACTAAATCAAAAGTGACTAAAGATGTTGAGGTTGAAGAGGAAGTCGAAAATTTACCAGAAGTTGATCTTGAAGAATTAGCTTCTGCTAAGAAATCCCTTTTTGATGATTCAGAAGAGGAAGAGTTGGACGATGAATTTGACGTCGAAGGTGAAGAAGACTTTGATTCAGATGAAGGAGAGCGTGCCAGACCCATGTTTTCAGATGACGAGGATGAAGATTTGGAAGACTTGAATGCTGAAAATATGGAACTTTATTCCAAGAGATTAGATGAGGAAGAGAGATTGGAAGCAGAAGAGGCAGAAAAGGAATTGCTAGAAGCAGAAACTAAACAACCCAGAGCGAAAGTCTTGCCAACagctgaagaagaagaagaaatggCCAAAGGTCCTCAGGATGTGACTATGGTAAGAACAAGAATGCTTGAAGTTGTTAAagttttggaaaatttcaaaGAGTTGGCAGAAGAAGGAACATCAAGAACAGATTACACTAACAGATTGTTAAAAGATATATGTGAATATTTTGGATATTCGGAATTTTTAGctgaaaaattattcaatttattctCACCAGCAGAAGCAATGGAGTTCTTTGAAGCTAATGAGATTGCAAGACCAATAACTATAAGAACAAACACATTAAagacaagaagaagagattTGGCCCAAGCTTTGGTCAATAAAGGTGTAAACTTGCAGCCAATTGGATCTTGGACAAAAGTTGGTTTACAGATATTTGATTCCCAAGTCCCTATTGGTGCTACCCCTGAGTATTTGGCTGGGCAGTATATCTTGCAAGCGGCATCCTCCTTTTTGCCTGTTATGGCATTGGAACCACAGGAAAACGAACGTATATTAGATATGGCAGCAGCACCAGGTGGTAAAACTACATATATTTCGGcattaatgaaaaacacTGGGTGTGTTTTTGCCAACGATGCCAACAAAGCACGTAcaaaatctttaattgCAA from Candida albicans SC5314 chromosome R, complete sequence encodes:
- a CDS encoding RNA-binding snoRNP assembly protein (Putative RNA-binding protein; role in assembly of box H/ACA snoRNPs and thus pre-rRNA processing; Spider biofilm induced); this translates as MSESTNQQETALREIVEDTTNANEPTAIDKTTLPNETSHERETTTTENASSEIENIEPQVATHNSDLDKSIPTDTNIISDVSQAPHVCPDNENTVQTSEDLQQSNVEKQKMEFHNGLEQSKEMATETEIEKFDDIQREISDPIDDESLKSTQKPESLETEKVEADASHKGLADEAEQLSDEEINVDDISSDDNSESSSSEESSGDSSSDESSDENETSNIDYNDVEDEDEDSNEGPVKSVHEIIDEKAPSLPDNYEISPNTPIEEIGEITGLVENTMIIKARTSGEFRILQEKSIFCFEDRTVIGPLFEIFGRVQQPVYSVKFNSEEQFSKFKESKGKTVYYVVPDSQFLYTDSIKHIKGTDASNCHDEELPEEEQEYSDDEKESAAKSAKKKKKNKKTKDKQTHTSGPSLPNKRQKVSAYSPITTYSQNAVHNRGRQISPQHNTIYSNYGQQQPPQQQQQQSPPVAQYGQPYYPQTDSYNSLMGQTPQYPQPTFGQSQHFYQNAYNQPVQPQYEPAYQPPQQYNQYQQQPQEQQQQQQFNPNMPNAQTQQQVDPAQLEHLQRLLLQHLQNNQNQYQHPPQ
- a CDS encoding mismatch repair ATPase (Ortholog(s) have DNA-dependent ATPase activity, dinucleotide insertion or deletion binding, guanine/thymine mispair binding activity, role in mismatch repair, mitochondrial DNA repair and mitochondrion localization); this encodes MILRRNNIIPLRHLTSGCRLFARKAATKKAPSPLLEEWDRGGRNQDTGLSPLLASMKRLIDSNPGCVSLIQVGSFYELYFEQAEEYGPKLGLKIAKKKTSNHVVPFAGFPTTQLRKFTEMLIHEQQVNVAIIDQCDQGSKTNQNLVHRKISRIITPGTLIDESFLNFNENNYLVAISFAPSSLSLPPDPQMKVGLSWTDISVGESFVQLTTLGELSSDIARINPSEILLPKEFQDHNLHLGQWYSPLQELKRYIIRYHSTTNYNELKLQYHDSIQKVRRHLETFSPREQAALNMIMSYMSINLPDVDILMTLPTRYFNETCLQMDSRTREALELTERTIAGRTSSVGSLVSVIKRTCTSSGTRLLTEWIKSPSLDTKDIEKRQSFVKMFLKNQHLKIVTRQHLQQLGDFIRNLQKLVVGRGDPVNQLVYAASTLDGLQKLRDFLVEEYEQNPKKLSCLKNLLEKFDIPKHLAEKIYNTIDIEEQTIPGEGSEEIEEPTEVVEDTNSSYTNSFLEKYRSKQEGNTDAENFYSVKRDFNDELKILHDELSELEVEEHKLWSKLRNVLDDIDVKLNIGKKIVLGRYNNVILITGKTSSISKASAKLDGDILYEKKMSLVYRSTEWNDIQHLILDKKEAILLVERKIIEELKSEVTRRFPEFRELAGLADFLDVTSSLAIVAEENNWTCPKLIKTPRLSVEGGRHVVVESSLKDSGNMFIPNDSKMGTDGTLWVISGPNMGGKSTYLRQNALIVILAQIGSFVPAEKATIGLVDKIFTRIGATDDLFNDLSTFMVEMVEVSNILTNATPSSLAIVDEIGRGTSGKEGLAIAYATLLSLLQVNKCRTLFATHFGKELEQLLVANNIDQKNIRYFRTRVLENGDNEKGFVIDHTLEPGISERSHALDVARMAGFPENALKAAEKVLDNL
- the EAF7 gene encoding Eaf7p (Subunit of the NuA4 histone acetyltransferase complex), whose product is MATLDENNPSKQTHRHWSIENEIKLFSLLCDYKPAGKNKQHNIKIIINNINESLDSKEEPFSEYDVWNKLRSLYDLEKIDQIEELSTENTSTEETTNQVSSGSANITKDTKNAKTTLDAKEPIQDKKEMDKEKSESSSLSTPEPPQRRTRSARDTTKSKRNLRDTPKEKSQYNDEEITSGGAEKSKVEVSSTSDHTDDQSPTPGSTKKGLDEQTNDDMSDIEDVDKDKGDETIAKIKKENTSEQEEDKNKKQTEEEAEEEEEEGDHVSGDERESKNKDTSEDEDGEDNEDQDEDDVEVIEDSHTDKENESSSEESSPEPMTKRTRQRTRSTHEKTEHTSPNIKKRTRQSVKFDDKPAEPSDTGSRKRRAPPGSVSPPHPPKTRRRTRSVTHEIEEEDASTQSADDAEPEIIKVETRHTTRRSSRISMEPSSSTPNVRVRRSSRKR
- a CDS encoding mitochondrial 37S ribosomal protein uS4m (Putative mitochondrial ribosomal component of the small subunit; possibly an essential gene, disruptants not obtained by UAU1 method; Spider biofilm repressed), with product MPRRIDKVSSMTKGHITMSMNKLNLFNIYRKDPLQYFGKTLYQQKWAAKTETRNYHGQQIKEKRFKNVLFDSNLKTYSQLDASLKGHDVAPTPITLQTYGTLEKRLEIALFRSMFASSVRQARQFILGGYVKVNGVVIKHPSFPLQSGDVFSVDPEKVLFALGKTKPSLEKALSVDKKQIKKWNNYVFEAKKNPEKIWDLKQNKPDSLDTLKQVEDFEKQKKSVQNAQKLMKIQQNQVTRQSILQEIIQLGNAASEPASLETFNKYGDVARTKCLQIYQTLTNKNHPITKDPSTKNIEGFLAKDENKSPEEKHEVRLINSTLRELQSSEWERIRIQFENFEEGTDTKFFQTSFAKALRGVPKLNKEEILEDESKAKVQLPWQKHLFGRKDPSRSYFTPWTPRPFLGAFAILPSHIEISFDTCHAIYLRDPVARPGHSEVISPFPDHVHERAYMYYVRKGKS
- a CDS encoding S-adenosylmethionine-dependent methyltransferase (Ortholog(s) have S-adenosylmethionine-dependent methyltransferase activity, role in translational readthrough and mitochondrion localization), whose translation is MSRISAKLIRDARRISPFLPRLLPANRTIEQASLELKWIKQELPKEDWNDAVNQRYQLVPLQYILGSQPFGELNIKCTQGVLIPRWETQEWCNKLVETLKQTHVKQLVVLDACTGTGCIPLLIGHELNNIAPKIYGLDVSGKAFDLANENLSLYKQRYPNNPIDLKFYLGDVFDAEIMDKLGLPKINLLTSNPPYIPYHDYIKSIDRDGVAKSVKLYEPSLALLGDGEFYRSLVQNILRPSQAEAFVFEIGYKNQADYVNFLLEDDSAWSIGVMKDSSNHIRCVLGWLNGSDFDGLKTLCDDVYVR
- a CDS encoding tRNA 1-methyladenosine methyltransferase subunit (Ortholog(s) have tRNA (adenine-N1-)-methyltransferase activity, role in tRNA methylation and nucleus, tRNA (m1A) methyltransferase complex localization); protein product: MSDFKKSETTIQSGQHVLIRLPSEGLKIVHLQDTGIIGLGKFGSFEVSNILGYPLGTSFEIIEDHKVKPIKSISTLDLTDSDETVQRQELTKMFSDSAENNQNIINIGSKIQKLSKDDIDELKKSGASSNVGQMIIEKMIAGHEGFDKKTIFSQQKYLKRKQQKFLRRFTVDYLGGSELLQYYIEKDLNRVLDLSVETLGLMLTYSNVRPGGKYLIIDETGGVLTYAMMERMNCEGTIVSIHENEHANLIALRYSDYGNELETKTVKSVNWLQFIDPQSERIDWTDLPDEEVKKIKNKSQYKKRRDRALQINEVIQLVEEGNFDAFISVSTLNMSEVLEYVLPKIGGSRPIVVYNQFKESLLEVQQALSGDKRVLAPSIYETRVRPYQTIPGRMHPVMTNRGGGGYILWGTRVIPHDAITAVGKGFAKRKRVETPSKTDTGTVEVQNDQENSA